Proteins from a genomic interval of Streptomyces fodineus:
- a CDS encoding SpoIIE family protein phosphatase has protein sequence MSAAEAPAAEGGEPVRGPLRPGGLLDVLGVASVVLDTDGRIVLWSPQAEELFGYTAQEALGHYAARLMVHERHLELVGKLFADVMRTGQSWAGGFPIRHKDGSTRLVEFRNMRLMDDQGDVYALGLCADQSTVRRLEQDVALSERMVKQSPIGYAVLDTRLRFVSVNPALEQINGVPAAEHVGRTLREVLPLLDSERMLADARRVLDTGVPVIDNTIVGRTPADPDEEHTWAHSLYRLEDAMGNVLGVAVTVVDITEQHRASLAAEAARRRLAVIADASARIGTTLELDRTACELAEVAVPALADVAAVDLLDSVVEGRPSTLGPSEAAVIRALAVRPETGSDAVRAADPPGRIARYGSDRLVTECVRSGEAVLVPQVKDEDLPRIARSAEAAELLGRAGLHSYLAVPLIARGEVLGALDLKRTCNPEPFGEDDVLLARELAARAAVQIDNARWYQNARNTALTLQRSLLPSSPPVTTGLEVASRYQPAGATSEVGGDWFDVIPLEGAKTALVVGDVMGSGISAAATMGRLRTATTTLAALGLDPALLLEHLDKTTSALDHSIATCVYAVHDPHLGRCRIANAGHLPPAHLRPGRPPRLLDLPTGVPLGVGGVAFSTVTVDFEPGDELVFYTDGLVETRRHSLDERLDFLLSLLEAPGRPLEETCDLLLRTLHHPDNHDDVALLIARAQELP, from the coding sequence ATGAGTGCAGCCGAGGCTCCGGCGGCGGAGGGCGGCGAGCCCGTGCGCGGGCCCCTGCGCCCCGGCGGCCTCCTCGACGTGCTGGGCGTGGCGTCGGTGGTGCTGGACACCGATGGCCGGATCGTGCTGTGGAGTCCGCAGGCGGAGGAGCTGTTCGGTTACACCGCGCAGGAGGCCCTCGGCCATTACGCGGCCCGGCTGATGGTGCACGAGCGGCACCTCGAACTGGTCGGCAAGCTGTTCGCCGATGTGATGCGCACCGGTCAGAGCTGGGCCGGCGGCTTCCCGATCCGGCACAAGGACGGCAGCACCCGCCTGGTGGAGTTCCGCAACATGCGGCTGATGGACGACCAGGGTGACGTGTACGCGCTCGGTCTGTGCGCCGACCAATCGACCGTACGGCGGCTCGAGCAGGACGTGGCGCTGTCCGAGCGGATGGTGAAGCAGTCACCGATCGGCTACGCCGTCCTGGACACCCGGCTGCGGTTCGTCTCGGTCAACCCGGCTCTGGAGCAGATCAACGGGGTGCCGGCCGCCGAGCACGTGGGACGGACGCTGCGCGAAGTGCTCCCCCTGCTGGACTCCGAGCGCATGCTGGCCGACGCCCGACGGGTGCTGGACACCGGCGTGCCCGTGATCGACAACACGATCGTCGGCCGTACCCCCGCCGACCCGGACGAGGAGCACACCTGGGCGCACTCGCTGTACCGGCTCGAGGACGCCATGGGCAATGTGCTCGGTGTCGCGGTCACGGTGGTCGACATCACCGAGCAGCACCGGGCCTCCCTGGCGGCGGAGGCCGCCCGGCGCCGGCTCGCGGTCATCGCCGATGCCTCCGCCCGGATCGGTACGACGCTGGAACTGGACCGCACCGCCTGCGAGCTGGCCGAGGTCGCCGTACCGGCGCTCGCCGACGTGGCCGCCGTGGATCTGCTGGACTCGGTGGTGGAGGGCCGGCCCAGCACGCTCGGCCCGTCGGAGGCGGCGGTGATCCGGGCCCTCGCGGTGCGCCCGGAGACCGGATCGGACGCCGTACGGGCCGCCGATCCGCCCGGCCGGATCGCCCGCTACGGATCCGACCGCCTGGTCACCGAGTGCGTGCGCTCGGGTGAGGCGGTGCTGGTGCCACAGGTGAAGGACGAGGACCTGCCGCGCATCGCCCGCTCCGCCGAGGCCGCCGAACTGCTGGGCCGGGCGGGACTGCACTCGTATCTCGCGGTGCCGCTGATCGCGCGCGGCGAGGTGCTCGGCGCGCTGGACCTCAAACGCACCTGTAATCCGGAGCCGTTCGGCGAGGACGACGTCCTGCTCGCCCGGGAGCTGGCCGCCCGCGCGGCCGTGCAGATCGACAACGCGCGCTGGTACCAGAACGCCCGCAACACCGCGCTCACCCTGCAGCGCAGTCTGCTGCCGAGCAGCCCGCCGGTCACGACGGGGCTGGAGGTGGCCTCCCGCTACCAGCCCGCCGGGGCCACCAGCGAGGTCGGCGGCGACTGGTTCGACGTCATCCCGCTGGAGGGCGCCAAGACCGCGCTCGTGGTGGGTGATGTGATGGGCAGCGGGATCAGCGCGGCGGCGACCATGGGCCGGCTGCGCACGGCGACGACGACACTGGCGGCCCTCGGCCTCGACCCGGCGCTGCTGCTGGAGCACCTGGACAAGACGACGTCGGCCCTGGACCACTCCATCGCGACCTGTGTGTACGCCGTCCACGATCCGCATCTGGGGCGGTGCCGGATCGCCAACGCCGGTCATCTGCCGCCGGCCCATCTCCGCCCGGGCCGGCCGCCGCGACTGCTCGACCTGCCGACGGGGGTGCCGCTGGGCGTGGGCGGGGTCGCCTTCTCGACCGTCACCGTCGACTTCGAGCCCGGCGACGAGCTGGTGTTCTACACCGACGGTCTGGTGGAGACCCGCCGTCACTCCCTGGACGAGCGCCTGGACTTCCTGCTGTCGCTGCTCGAGGCCCCGGGCCGCCCCCTGGAGGAGACCTGCGACCTCCTCCTGCGCACCCTGCACCACCCCGACAACCACGACGACGTCGCCCTGCTCATCGCCCGGGCCCAGGAACTGCCGTAG
- a CDS encoding AAA family ATPase → MTSHVSVTLPAVQPQGSQLHVAEALLDLLRDTTTEPRSDLQLEALTLAVAADLPVLLWGEPGIGKTAALTQLATALDLPLTTVIASVHEPSDFSGLPVIGDDPAVQGVPMAPPDWAVRLVRAGRGLLFLDELSTAPPAVQAALLRLVLERRIGALRLPPGVRIVAAANPRSSAADGWELSPPLANRFVHLQWAHDHDVVVRGLGGTWPRATLPRLCAERLPEAVAFARRAVCEFLVARPGLVHRLPSGESRRGGAWPSPRSWEATLRLIAFATAAGSSRDVLSLLVRGTVGDGPGLELLASLDRMDLPDPETLLADPAGAGLPERGDLRQAVLDGVVDAVRRRPERARWDAAWALLVRAMETGAPDVVVVPATTLASLRREDWDVPAAIERLAGVVSLSRRADQAARPAGARR, encoded by the coding sequence ATGACCTCGCATGTTTCCGTGACCCTGCCCGCAGTTCAGCCACAGGGCAGCCAACTCCACGTCGCCGAAGCCCTGTTGGACCTGCTCCGCGACACGACCACCGAACCGCGTTCCGACCTCCAGCTGGAGGCGCTGACCCTGGCCGTGGCCGCCGATCTTCCGGTGCTGCTGTGGGGTGAGCCCGGCATCGGCAAGACGGCGGCGCTGACCCAGCTGGCCACCGCCCTGGACCTGCCGTTGACGACCGTGATCGCGAGCGTCCACGAGCCGTCGGACTTCTCGGGCCTGCCCGTCATCGGCGACGATCCGGCGGTGCAGGGCGTCCCGATGGCCCCGCCCGATTGGGCGGTGCGGCTGGTGCGCGCCGGGCGGGGGCTGCTGTTCCTGGACGAGTTGTCCACCGCTCCCCCGGCGGTGCAGGCGGCCCTGTTGCGGCTCGTGCTGGAGCGGCGGATCGGCGCCCTGCGGCTGCCGCCCGGGGTACGGATCGTGGCCGCCGCCAACCCCCGCTCCTCGGCCGCCGACGGCTGGGAGCTGAGCCCGCCGCTGGCCAACCGGTTCGTGCATCTGCAATGGGCCCACGACCACGATGTCGTCGTACGGGGTCTCGGCGGGACCTGGCCCCGGGCGACCCTGCCCCGGCTGTGCGCGGAGCGGCTGCCGGAGGCCGTGGCCTTCGCCCGGCGCGCGGTGTGCGAGTTCCTCGTCGCCCGGCCGGGGCTCGTCCACCGGCTGCCGAGCGGGGAGAGCCGCCGGGGCGGGGCCTGGCCGTCGCCCCGGAGCTGGGAGGCGACCCTGCGGCTGATCGCCTTCGCGACCGCTGCCGGATCGTCACGGGACGTGCTGTCGCTGCTGGTCCGGGGCACCGTGGGGGACGGTCCCGGGCTTGAGCTGCTGGCGAGCCTGGACCGGATGGACCTGCCCGACCCCGAGACGTTGCTCGCCGACCCGGCGGGCGCCGGACTGCCCGAGCGCGGGGATCTGCGGCAGGCCGTGCTGGACGGGGTGGTGGACGCGGTCCGCAGGCGGCCGGAGCGCGCCCGCTGGGACGCGGCCTGGGCGTTGCTGGTGCGGGCGATGGAGACCGGGGCACCGGACGTGGTGGTCGTTCCGGCTACCACGCTGGCCTCCCTGCGTCGGGAGGACTGGGACGTACCGGCGGCGATCGAGCGGCTCGCCGGTGTGGTGTCGCTGTCCCGGCGGGCCGACCAGGCCGCTCGTCCGGCCGGTGCCCGCCGATGA
- a CDS encoding DUF2201 family putative metallopeptidase, giving the protein MTADAPGSLDLGKLFAARLHAARVRPYLASALFALRPVESRQVPTMGVDRYWRCYVSPAFVDRTPVAELAAVWVHEVAHLLRDHHGRSDRYAREHQLTGPAERLRMNIAADCEINDDVYGDGLPRPEGAVTPGKLGLRAGELMEDYLRHFRLGPRLERLAWLDCGSGADGLGRAWELGPDGAHGLSEQERDAIRFRVAQGIKGRPGSAPDGWRRWAEEVFHPPQPWRQLLGSALRSAVSAAGVGEDYRYGRPARRSAALPGVVLPSLRRRPPRVCVVVDTSGSVSDAELGSALLEVAAICRALGGRRDLVSVLSCDAAARTVQPLCRTEGIELVGGGGTDLRAGFARALRTRPDVVVVLTDGQTPWPEARPACRTVVGLFPRTGGSYDEHDPDYRPDAPPAWARVVTIGSGAG; this is encoded by the coding sequence ATGACGGCGGACGCGCCCGGCTCGCTGGACCTCGGCAAGCTCTTCGCGGCACGGCTGCACGCGGCCCGTGTCCGGCCGTACCTGGCGTCGGCGCTGTTCGCGCTACGGCCGGTGGAGTCACGGCAGGTGCCGACGATGGGCGTCGACCGGTACTGGCGGTGCTATGTGTCACCGGCGTTCGTGGACCGTACCCCGGTGGCGGAACTGGCGGCGGTGTGGGTGCACGAGGTGGCGCACCTGCTGCGCGACCATCACGGGCGCAGCGACCGGTACGCCCGCGAGCATCAGCTGACCGGCCCCGCGGAGCGCCTGCGGATGAACATCGCCGCGGACTGCGAGATCAACGACGACGTGTACGGCGACGGGCTGCCGCGGCCCGAAGGCGCCGTGACACCGGGGAAGTTGGGGCTGCGCGCGGGCGAGCTGATGGAGGACTACCTGCGGCACTTCCGGCTCGGGCCGCGTCTGGAGCGGCTGGCCTGGCTGGACTGCGGCAGTGGCGCCGACGGGCTGGGCCGGGCGTGGGAGCTGGGGCCGGACGGCGCGCACGGGCTGAGCGAGCAGGAGCGGGACGCGATCCGGTTCCGGGTGGCGCAGGGCATCAAGGGCCGCCCGGGCAGTGCGCCGGACGGCTGGCGCCGGTGGGCGGAGGAGGTGTTCCATCCGCCGCAGCCGTGGCGCCAGTTGCTGGGCTCGGCGCTGCGCTCGGCGGTCTCCGCTGCGGGTGTGGGCGAGGACTACCGCTACGGCCGGCCGGCGCGGCGTTCGGCCGCGCTGCCCGGGGTCGTCCTGCCGAGTCTGCGGCGCAGGCCGCCTCGGGTGTGCGTGGTCGTCGACACCTCGGGCTCGGTCAGCGACGCCGAACTGGGCAGCGCGCTGCTGGAGGTGGCCGCGATCTGCCGGGCCCTCGGCGGTCGCCGTGACCTGGTCTCCGTCCTGTCCTGCGATGCCGCGGCCCGCACCGTGCAGCCGCTGTGCCGGACGGAGGGCATCGAACTGGTGGGCGGCGGCGGTACGGATCTGCGCGCCGGGTTCGCCCGGGCGCTGCGGACCCGGCCCGACGTGGTGGTGGTCCTCACCGACGGACAGACCCCGTGGCCCGAGGCGCGGCCGGCGTGCCGGACGGTGGTGGGTCTGTTCCCGCGGACCGGCGGATCGTACGACGAACACGATCCCGACTACCGCCCGGACGCACCCCCGGCATGGGCGCGGGTGGTGACGATCGGGTCGGGTGCGGGGTGA